The following nucleotide sequence is from Dialister pneumosintes.
AAGGTCAAAATTTAGCACAAGATATATTACGGCGTATAGATTGGATAGAAAAACAAAGAATATTCCTTGTAGAAAATGCAGAGCAATCTTCTTATGCATATGAAAAACGATTTAGGGACCGTTTATTGGATTTAATAGCAGAAACCGGATTGTTATTAGATAAAGGAAGAATTCTTACTGAGATAGCTGCTCATGCAGAAAAAACAGATTTTACAGAAGAAGTTATACGCTTAGGAAGTCACTTGGAACAATTTAAACAAATTCTTTTACAGGAAAAAGTAGTAGGAAAAAAATTAAATTTTCTTTTACAGGAAATTAATCGAGAAGTTAATACTACAGCGTCTAAGTCAGACCTTATCGAGGTTCTTAATTGTGTTATAATGATTAAAACCGAACTTGAAAAGATTCGTGAGCAAGTTCAAAATTTAGAGTGAGGGGATAAAGAATGACATTTTCATTGATTAACATCGGGTTTGGAAATATGGCATCTGCTAATCGGATTATAGCTATTATCAGTCCGGAATCAGCACCTGTTAAACGTATGATACAAGAGTCTAGGGATCAGGGACAGTTGATAGATGCTACTTATGGACGTAAAACAAGATCTGTTTTGATTATGGATACCGGACAAATTATTTTGTCCGCCGTACAGCCGGAAACCATTTCACATAGACTCTGTTTAAAAGATACGAGCTTAGATAACGAGGAGCTTAACGAAAAATAATGACAATTACATCTAACAAAGAAAAAAAAGATAAAGGAATTCTTTTAGTAATATCAGGACCTTCCGGTGCAGGAAAAGGAACTATTTGTGATGCCATACGCAAAATATATCCAAAATTAAATTACTCTATTTCTATGACAACCAGAGCATCACGACAAGGTGAAAAAGAAGGTCTTAACTATTTTTTTCGTACTAATGAAGAATTTGAAGTATTAATCAAAGAAGATGCATTTCTTGAATATGCAAAAGTATATGATCATTATTATGGAACACCAAAAAAATATGCTTTAGATAAGATTGAAAAGGGAGAGTCTGTATTATTAGAAATTGACATACAAGGAGCTATGCAGGTAAAAGAACACTACCCCCAGGGAGTATTTGTATATATTGTTCCCCCTTCTTTTGATGTATTATCAAAACGTATTTATGGACGTGGTACAGATAGTGAAGAAGTCATAAAAAAGCGTTTAGCACAAATTACTGATGAATTGGCTATGGCACATAAATATGACTATATTATTGTCAATGATGTATTGGAAGAAGCTGTGCACAAAACTTGTGCTATTTTAGAAGCGGAGTCATGTAAATTGTCCCGTAATGAAGGACAAGTGGAAGTTATATTTAAACAATATATCAATAAGGAGGTTGATTCATTATGATGTGTTATCCATCTATCGATATTTTAGTAAAGAAAGTTGACAACAAATATACTTTAGTAACATTAGCAGCTATGCGTGCTCGTGAATTAAATGATGGAAATAATTCTTTTGTTAATGGATTAGAAGGGCAAAAAACCGTAAGTATTGCATTGGAAGAAATTTATAAAGATAAAATTACTTATGCAGATAAGAGCAAACATTACAATCGTTAAGAGGAAATAAATATGCGATTTGAAGGAAAACATATTCTTGTGGGAATAAGTGGCGGTATAGCCGCTTACAAAACAGCAGGGATGGTAAGTCATTTGCGTCAATTAGGAGCTGAGGTACGATGTATAATGACTGCACATGCAACAAAATTAATTTCTCCAATTACTTTTGGGGAATTAAGCGGATATCCTGTAGCTACGGGTATGTTTGATGGTATTACTAATTTTGATATTCGTCATATTGCTTTAGCTTCCTGGACAGATATTTTTGTTATTGCACCTGCTACAGCTAATATCATAGGAAAAATAGCATCAGGGATTGCAGATGATATGCTTTCTACAACAGCTATTGCTACAACTTCTCCTATTCTTTTAATACCGGCTATGAATACACATATGTATGAGAATGTAGTTGTTCAAGAAAATTTAAAAAAATTAAAAGATAGAGGATATTTATTAGTAGAACCGGAAATAGGTCATTTAGCTTGTAATGTAACCGGAAAAGGAAGATTCCCATCGGAAGATAAAATATTTACAACTATAGACCAAGTTTTAAATGGGAAGAGTCGATTACAAGGAAAACGTGTTCTTATTACGGCAGGAGGTACTAAGGAAAAGATAGACCCTGTTCGTTACATAGGTAATCGATCCAGTGGGAAGATGGGATATGCAATAGCACAGGCAGCTATACGTGAAAAAGGATTAGTACATATTATTAGCTGTAATCCTCATTTAAAAGTTCCTGTAGGGGCTTCTGTAGAATATGTAGAGACCGCTGAAGAATTAAAACAAGCGATTGATTTACAATATATGAATTATGATGTTGTAATTATGGCAGCTGCGGTTGCTGATTACAAACCGGTAAAAAGTGCATTGCAAAAAATAAAAAAGGAAGAGTTGAACAAGCTTTCTCTTGCATTAGAGTCTACATCAGATATATTGTTAAATCTCGGACAAAAGAAACAGCATCAATTTTTAGTCGGATTTGCAGCAGAAACTACGAATGTCATTGAGAATGGGAAGAAAAAATTAATCAGAAAAAATTTAGATATGTTAATAGCTAATGATGTATCCGGTACGAATTCCGGATTTGATGTAGATAATAATAAAGCAACTATTCTTTTACAAAATGGAAGTATGTATACTTATCCTTGTATGAAAAAAGAAAAACTTGGAGATATTATTATAGAACACCTTATCGAAAATATATAAATAGAAAGTGGTATGAATATAGATTTTCATATCACTTTTTACTTGCATTATAGTATATTTTGATTTATTATAAGTAATACCGTGACTCATCAAGAGTAGCAGAGGGAACGGCCCAATGAAGCTACAGCAACCATCTATTATAAGATAAGGTGCTAATTCCAACAGTTTATATGCTGTTAAGATGAGGGAAAATGGCTAGCCCCTCATGAGAGGAGCTTTTTTTATTACATAATTACTTAATATATTCTACGTTATCAAGGAGAAAATCATGGATAAAAAATTTCTTTTTACTTCTGAATCAGTGACAGAAGGACATCCTGATAAAATTGCCGATCAAATTTCTGATTCTATATTAGATGCTATTTTAGAAAAAGACTCTTGTGGTCGAGTGGCTTGTGAAACGATTGTTACTACGGGTCAAGTACATGTATTTGGAGAAGTAACTACTACTGCACATGTAAATTATACTGATATCATTCGTAAAACAGTTAATGATATCGGTTATACAAATCCCACATACGGATTTGATGGAAAGCATTGTGGCATTTTGCTTTCTATTGGGGAACAATCACCGGATATTGCTTTGGGTGTAGACAAATCTTTAGAATCTAAAAATGGAGAAACCAAAAATTACGATATAGGTGCCGGAGATCAGGGGATGATGTTTGGCTATGCGACTAACGAGACGGAGCCTTATATTAAAGGGATTTATATGCCTTTACCGATAGCATTAGCACATAAATTGGCATATCGTCTATCTTTTGCAAGAAAAAATAATGAAATTACTTATCTTCGTCCCGATGGTAAAACACAAGTTACTGTAGAATATGAAAATGGGAAACCGCTAAGGGTACATACTATTGTTATTTCTACACAACATAATCCGGATATTTCGCAAAAACAAATTGAAGAGGATATGATTGAACGTATTATAAAAAAGGTTATTCCTCCTACTTTATTAGATGAACAAACACGGTATTTAATTAATCCTACAGGTCGTTTTGTTATTGGGGGACCACAAGGAGATGCCGGATTAACAGGACGTAAAATTATTGTAGATACTTATGGAGGAATGGCACGTCATGGTGGAGGTGCATTTTCAGGAAAAGATCCTACAAAAGTGGATCGTTCTGCAGCCTATGCGGCTAGGTATGTAGCCAAAAATATAGTAGCATCCGGTATTGCTGATCGATGTGAAATTCAGCTGTCTTATGCGATTGGTGTAGCTAAACCGGTCTCAATTTTAGTGGATACCTTTGGAACCGGTCGTATTTCTGATACAGAAATTGAAGAACTAATAACTAAGCATTTTGAATTACGTCCTGCAGGGATTATTGATATGCTTTCTTTGCGTAATCCTATTTATAAACAAACTGCAGCCTATGGACATTTTGGTCGTCAAGAAGCAGATTTTCCTTGGGAACGTATTGATAAGGCAGAAATTCTTCGTAAAGACGCCGGTATACAATAAATTTAATAAATCTGTTTTTGATTGGTATTATGGTAAAATAGTAGACAGTATCTAATTAACTGTCTACTATTTTGTTTTAAATTTATTATATGTAAATTTTTGTAAAAGAGGAGTCTTATGAAACGGGTTGCAGAAGTAATTATTAACAGACCTTCTAAAAAATTAAATAGAACCTTTTCATATATTATTCCGGAAAATCTTTCTTTTTTACAAGTTGGATGGCGTTGCATTATTCCCTTTGGCAATAAAACAGAAGAGGGGATTATTCTTTCTATAAGAGAAATAGATACTTCTACACTTAATTATTCACTAAAAGATGTGAAATCACCAATCGATTCATTTGCGTGGTTTACACCTGAAATGATTCAAACAGCACTTTGGATTTCTTCTTATTATTTTTGTACAGTAGTAGAAGCACTTCGCCTTTTTTATATTGATAAAAAAGGGATAAAAACAAAGACTTCATTTCAAATACATTGGGATATTATTCCTAGTTCCATGTATATACATACATTAATTGATGAGTCGGTAACAGAAATTTATGAAGAAGATTTTATAGAACTATTTACAAAAGAAGAACGGAAAGAACTTCTAGAAAAAAAATATGTATCACCTTACGAATTAATAAAAGCAGTTCACAAAGATCCTTTAGAACGTTGGATAAGTATTGATAAAGAGTTTCCTGTTAATGAGAAACGAAAATTAAAACAATCACAATTAGCAACCTATTTAAAAATTCATGGAGATTTGCCTCTACACGAAGTAGAAAAAGCCGGATTTTCTATGAATGTTATTCGGGAATTTTGTAAAAATAAATTTGGACATTTGTTTTATAAAAATAAAAAAACGTATTCATTGATAAAAAAAGAAAAAGAAAATTATTGCTACACTCTTACTCCGGAGCAAGAAATAGCAACGAGTCATATTATTTCTGCTGTTGATAAACAAAAATATAAAGGATTTTTATTGAAAGGAGTTACCGGAAGCGGTAAAACCGAAGTGTATGTTAGAGCGGCTGATCATGCTTTATCGATGGGGGGAATGGTATTAATTCTGGTTCCTGAAATAGCATTAACGCTTCAAATGGTAGATTATTTTGCTAAACATTTTGGTGATGATGTAGTCTTTATGCACAGTAATTTAAGTAAAGGCGAAAGATATAATAATCGCATGCGTATTGAACGTGGGGATAGCCATGTGGTTATTGGTTCAAGATCCGCTTTATTTATGCCATTTAAAAACTTACGATTGCTTATTGTTGATGAAGAATATGACTCTTCTTATAAACAAGAAGAAACTCCTCGATACAATGGTCGTGATGTGGCTAAGGTGATGGCAGTACAATATCAGTGTCCTATTGTTTTAGGTGCGGCAACCCCCTCTATAAGTTCATATCATGCGGCAAAACAACATAAAGTTCATCTCATTACGATGAACCATAGAGTATTTGAAACGTCACTCCCTCATATACAAATCATAGATATGAAACAGCCACAAGCTGTTATGCAATCATCCATATTTTCAGATACTTTAATTGACTTAATAGACCGAACAATAAAAGAAAATAAAAAGGTGATTTTACTCCTTAACAGAAGAGGTTATGCACCTACGCTTTTATGTAAATCTTGCGGGAAAACCTTTAAATGTCCACATTGTGACGTATCACTGGTTTATCATAAAGATAAACATCGTTTACAATGTCATTATTGTGAAGCCTATTTTAATGTTCCCCAAAACTGTAATGTATGTAATGGCAATCATATACTTTTTTTAGGAAAGGGAACACAAAAATTAGAAGAATCTTTAAATGAAATATTTCCTGATGCACGTATAGCACGTTTTGATACTGATAGTACACAAAAAAAGCATAATGCAGCCTCTATTTTGAATGATTTTAGAATAGGTAAGTATGATATATTAATTGGCACACAAATGGTTGCTAAAGGGCATGATATTTCGAATGTACATGCGGTTGGGATTATTGATATTGACAATATTTTAAATTTACCTACTTATCTCGCTTCTGAACAAGCTTTTACACTCATTACACAATGTGCGGGACGTGCCGGTAGAGAGAAGACACAAGGGCAAGTTATATTGCAAACTTATAACCCGGAACATAACGTTATACAATTGGCTGCTCAACAAAATTATGAAGCATTTTATAATACAGAAATTGAATATAGAAAAGCATTACAATATCCTCCTTTTTGCAAGATGATGAAAATTACCTGCTTTGCTAAAAATTACTCGCAGGTAAAAGAAAAGATGGATAATATATATTTTTGGTTAGTAAAGGATATTCAATTAGAACAGGAACTACATATTTCATTACCATATGATGAACCTGTAAAAAAAAGAAAGGATACTTATTATAGATCTATTACAATAAAAGGCAAGTGTTTAATAGAGCTAAAAAATGTAATGAAACAATCAAACTTATTTCTGGAAAATGGTATAATTATAGATATAGACCCTTTATAAAATTACAAGGATGGTGTTTATGAGTAAAATTATTATTGCCGGGCATCCTACTTTGAAAAAAGTGGCAGAACCCGTTACTGTGTTTAATAAAAAATTAAAATATATTATTCAAGATATGAAAAAAACAATGTATGAATCAAATGGTGTAGGATTAGCTGCTCCACAGATTGATTTATCCATTCGAGTTTTTGTGGCTGATGACGGTGAAACCGGATTCGAAGCTTATATTAATCCTGTTTGGGAACCAATAGGAGAAGAAACAGATGTGGATACAGAAGGATGCCTTTCTATTCCCGGATATGTTGGTTTAGTAGAACGCTATTCGGCTGTACGTGTTAAGTATCAAGATGTTAGAGGGAAAAAGAAACAAAAAGAAGCAACCGGATTATTAGCCCGTTGCATTCAACATGAAACAGACCATTTAAATGGTATTTTATTTATTGAAAAAGCAACTGCATTACGAAAGCTGGAAGAACATGAACCGGAACAAACTTAAGATTGTTTTTATGGGAACACCGTCCTTTGCTATCCCCGCATTGAAATTAATTTTTGAAAACGGATACGAACCTATAGCTGTGTATACACAGCCGGATCGTATTAATGGACGTGGTAAAAAAATTAATTTTTCTCCGGTAAAAACTTTTGCATTAGAAAAAAACATTCCGGTTTACCAACCTCTTTGTTTTGGTGAAGAAGAACTTACACAGCTTAAAAACTTACAACCTGATTTACTTATTGTTATTGCATATGGAAAAATATTGCCGAAAGCTGTTTTAGATATACCGGCTTATGGAGCAATTAATGTGCATGCATCACTTCTTCCTCAATATAGAGGAGCGGCACCTATTCAACGTGCAATTATTGATGGAAAAACAGAAACCGGTATTACTATCATGAAATTAGATGTAGGAATGGATACCGGAGATATGCTAATTCAGAAAAAAGTACAAATTACACCACATATGACAGCAGGAGAATTGTTTGACTTATTAAGTAAACAAGGAGCACAACTGTTAGTCAAAATATTAAGTAATTTACCTTATTATCTTAAAAATGCAATTCCTCAAATAGAAGAAAATGCAACTTATGCAGAAAAAATAACAAAGTCGATGGGGAAAATTTCATGGGATCAAGAAGCACAAGTGTTAGATTCGTTATGTCGAGGGATTTATCCTTCACCGGGAGCATATGCTTTTTTTCGTGGAAAGAGAGTAAAGATACATAAAACAACATATGAACCTAATGATAAAAAGAATGTAATGCCCGGAACCATTGTTTCCTTAGAGAATCAAATTATTTCTGTGCAAACTAAAAATGGATTATTAAAAATTATTGAGATTCAGCCGGAAAATCATAAAAAAATGAGTGCAGCTGATTTTATTAATGGATACCAGGTAAAAATAAATGATCAATTGGAATAATAAAGCGATAGAGGTTCCTTCTGCCAGGAAGTTGGCGTATAATGTGTTATTTGATGTTTTTACAAAAGATGCATATGCTAATTTAACCCTACAAAAAGTTATGAAAACTTATGCTCCTCCGAAGTATCAAATGATGAGTAAATCAGAAAAAGGTTTATTAACTGAAATTGTGTATGGAGTATGTCGCAGATATAATTATTTAACTTGGATTATAGGTAAATTAAGTACACGTCCCAT
It contains:
- the remA gene encoding extracellular matrix/biofilm regulator RemA, whose amino-acid sequence is MTFSLINIGFGNMASANRIIAIISPESAPVKRMIQESRDQGQLIDATYGRKTRSVLIMDTGQIILSAVQPETISHRLCLKDTSLDNEELNEK
- the gmk gene encoding guanylate kinase, with amino-acid sequence MTITSNKEKKDKGILLVISGPSGAGKGTICDAIRKIYPKLNYSISMTTRASRQGEKEGLNYFFRTNEEFEVLIKEDAFLEYAKVYDHYYGTPKKYALDKIEKGESVLLEIDIQGAMQVKEHYPQGVFVYIVPPSFDVLSKRIYGRGTDSEEVIKKRLAQITDELAMAHKYDYIIVNDVLEEAVHKTCAILEAESCKLSRNEGQVEVIFKQYINKEVDSL
- the rpoZ gene encoding DNA-directed RNA polymerase subunit omega, which gives rise to MMCYPSIDILVKKVDNKYTLVTLAAMRARELNDGNNSFVNGLEGQKTVSIALEEIYKDKITYADKSKHYNR
- the coaBC gene encoding bifunctional phosphopantothenoylcysteine decarboxylase/phosphopantothenate--cysteine ligase CoaBC, which codes for MRFEGKHILVGISGGIAAYKTAGMVSHLRQLGAEVRCIMTAHATKLISPITFGELSGYPVATGMFDGITNFDIRHIALASWTDIFVIAPATANIIGKIASGIADDMLSTTAIATTSPILLIPAMNTHMYENVVVQENLKKLKDRGYLLVEPEIGHLACNVTGKGRFPSEDKIFTTIDQVLNGKSRLQGKRVLITAGGTKEKIDPVRYIGNRSSGKMGYAIAQAAIREKGLVHIISCNPHLKVPVGASVEYVETAEELKQAIDLQYMNYDVVIMAAAVADYKPVKSALQKIKKEELNKLSLALESTSDILLNLGQKKQHQFLVGFAAETTNVIENGKKKLIRKNLDMLIANDVSGTNSGFDVDNNKATILLQNGSMYTYPCMKKEKLGDIIIEHLIENI
- the metK gene encoding methionine adenosyltransferase — protein: MMDKKFLFTSESVTEGHPDKIADQISDSILDAILEKDSCGRVACETIVTTGQVHVFGEVTTTAHVNYTDIIRKTVNDIGYTNPTYGFDGKHCGILLSIGEQSPDIALGVDKSLESKNGETKNYDIGAGDQGMMFGYATNETEPYIKGIYMPLPIALAHKLAYRLSFARKNNEITYLRPDGKTQVTVEYENGKPLRVHTIVISTQHNPDISQKQIEEDMIERIIKKVIPPTLLDEQTRYLINPTGRFVIGGPQGDAGLTGRKIIVDTYGGMARHGGGAFSGKDPTKVDRSAAYAARYVAKNIVASGIADRCEIQLSYAIGVAKPVSILVDTFGTGRISDTEIEELITKHFELRPAGIIDMLSLRNPIYKQTAAYGHFGRQEADFPWERIDKAEILRKDAGIQ
- the priA gene encoding replication restart helicase PriA → MKRVAEVIINRPSKKLNRTFSYIIPENLSFLQVGWRCIIPFGNKTEEGIILSIREIDTSTLNYSLKDVKSPIDSFAWFTPEMIQTALWISSYYFCTVVEALRLFYIDKKGIKTKTSFQIHWDIIPSSMYIHTLIDESVTEIYEEDFIELFTKEERKELLEKKYVSPYELIKAVHKDPLERWISIDKEFPVNEKRKLKQSQLATYLKIHGDLPLHEVEKAGFSMNVIREFCKNKFGHLFYKNKKTYSLIKKEKENYCYTLTPEQEIATSHIISAVDKQKYKGFLLKGVTGSGKTEVYVRAADHALSMGGMVLILVPEIALTLQMVDYFAKHFGDDVVFMHSNLSKGERYNNRMRIERGDSHVVIGSRSALFMPFKNLRLLIVDEEYDSSYKQEETPRYNGRDVAKVMAVQYQCPIVLGAATPSISSYHAAKQHKVHLITMNHRVFETSLPHIQIIDMKQPQAVMQSSIFSDTLIDLIDRTIKENKKVILLLNRRGYAPTLLCKSCGKTFKCPHCDVSLVYHKDKHRLQCHYCEAYFNVPQNCNVCNGNHILFLGKGTQKLEESLNEIFPDARIARFDTDSTQKKHNAASILNDFRIGKYDILIGTQMVAKGHDISNVHAVGIIDIDNILNLPTYLASEQAFTLITQCAGRAGREKTQGQVILQTYNPEHNVIQLAAQQNYEAFYNTEIEYRKALQYPPFCKMMKITCFAKNYSQVKEKMDNIYFWLVKDIQLEQELHISLPYDEPVKKRKDTYYRSITIKGKCLIELKNVMKQSNLFLENGIIIDIDPL
- the def gene encoding peptide deformylase, with amino-acid sequence MSKIIIAGHPTLKKVAEPVTVFNKKLKYIIQDMKKTMYESNGVGLAAPQIDLSIRVFVADDGETGFEAYINPVWEPIGEETDVDTEGCLSIPGYVGLVERYSAVRVKYQDVRGKKKQKEATGLLARCIQHETDHLNGILFIEKATALRKLEEHEPEQT
- the fmt gene encoding methionyl-tRNA formyltransferase, which gives rise to MNRNKLKIVFMGTPSFAIPALKLIFENGYEPIAVYTQPDRINGRGKKINFSPVKTFALEKNIPVYQPLCFGEEELTQLKNLQPDLLIVIAYGKILPKAVLDIPAYGAINVHASLLPQYRGAAPIQRAIIDGKTETGITIMKLDVGMDTGDMLIQKKVQITPHMTAGELFDLLSKQGAQLLVKILSNLPYYLKNAIPQIEENATYAEKITKSMGKISWDQEAQVLDSLCRGIYPSPGAYAFFRGKRVKIHKTTYEPNDKKNVMPGTIVSLENQIISVQTKNGLLKIIEIQPENHKKMSAADFINGYQVKINDQLE